In one window of Tripterygium wilfordii isolate XIE 37 chromosome 1, ASM1340144v1, whole genome shotgun sequence DNA:
- the LOC119987584 gene encoding exonuclease 1-like isoform X3 — translation MGIQGLLPLLKSIMVPFHIKDLEGCSVAVDTYSWLHKGALSCSRELCKGLPTSRHIEYCMHRVNLLRHYGIKPILVFDGGLLPMKIEQENKRARTRKENLARAIEHEMNGNSAAAYECYQKAVDISPLIAHELIQVLKQENVDHIVAPYEADAQMTFLAVSKKVDAVITEDSDLIPFGCPRIIFKMDKFGKGVEFRQSKLQHNKELSFAGFSMEMLLEMCIFSGCDYLQSLPGMGLKRAHALIKKFKCYDKVIKHLKYSTASVPPLYEESFKKAMLTFQHQRVYDPVSQDIVHLSEISDTIGDDLDFLGPAIPQHVAKGIAKGDLDPFTQMPFKGDSVNSELVLDKTSQFKVSVPESGRKKLELPVQNNLLTKYFCFASVEAKRKFRAPRTSPNHPNPAYNFSLTQKQHATPEAACNTNCSLVETLFATDDSEFSASTIHGLVDQKDGQDHTLMQQSVQPLYKPCQALRKEHDCKNAPVAVETKIRTDTRKVIVRSSYFQHKPVVENDQESEQAILLNKHDDSDTICENSIPENALQNYLKGTEKRKSSTDDSIQTENVQPKHMRRDTYLPDGDSKTEEGKFGCNISHLSHYSEIAEKSLERFVSVISSFKCPTSGSRASGLRPPLKDVRNTCSNRSTNGVDFSQFAYVPKSRKTDLAPRRR, via the exons GCCTTGTCTTGCAGCAGAGAGCTCTGCAAGGGATTACCCACCTCCAg GCACATTGAGTATTGTATGCACAGAGTGAACTTGCTACGGCACTATGGCATTAAACCCATTCTTGTCTTTGATGGAGGTCTTCTACCAATGAAGATTGAACAAGAGAATAAGCGAGCTAG GACAAGGAAAGAAAACCTTGCACGTGCCATTGAGCACGAAATGAATGGTAATTCTGCTGCCGCTTATGAGTGCTATCAAAAGGCTGTAGATATTTCGCCTTTGATTGCTCATGAATTAATCCAG GTCTTAAAGCAGGAGAATGTGGATCACATTGTGGCTCCTTATGAGGCAGATGCACAAATGACTTTCTTGGCTGTGAGCAAAAAGGTTGATGCAGTTATTACTGAGGATTCTGATCTTATACCATTTGGCTGTCCCAGA ATAATCTTTAAAATGGACAAGTTTGGGAAAGGTGTCGAGTTTCGCCAGTCCAAGCTTCAACATAATAAGGAACTAAGTTTTGCAGGATTCTCCATGGAAATGCTTCTTGAGATGTGCATTTTTAGTGGTTGTGATTATTTGCAGTCACTGCCAGGAATGGGACTAAAAAGGGCTCATGCTCTAATTAAAAAGTTCAAATGCTACGACAAG GTAATCAAGCACTTGAAATACAGCACAGCCTCTGTTCCTCCTCTTTATGAAGAATCATTCAAGAAAGCAATGCTAACTTTTCAACATCAAAGGGTCTATGATCCTGTAAGTCAAGATATAGTTCATCTATCAGAAATCTCCGACACCATTGGAGATGATTTGGACTTTCTAGGCCC AGCGATACCACAACATGTAGCTAAAGGTATAGCAAAAGGTGATCTTGATCCATTTACCCAAATGCCATTCAAG GGTGATAGTGTTAATTCTGAATTGGTGCTGGATAAGACTTCCCAATTCAAGGTATCTGTACCTGAAAGTGGACGAAAAAAGCTAGAATTGCCTGTGCAAAATAATCTTCTGACCAAATACTTCT GTTTTGCTTCTGTTGAAGCAAAGAGAAAATTCAGGGCCCCTCGAACATCACCTAATCATCCAAATCCAGCTTACAACTTTTCTCTCACTCAAAAGCAACATGCCACTCCAGAGGCTGCTTGTAACACCAACTGCTCATTG GTGGAAACTCTGTTTGCCACTGACGATTCTGAGTTTTCAGCATCTACGATTCATG GATTGGTGGATCAGAAGGATGGCCAAGACCATACTTTGATGCAGCAATCTGTGCAACCACTATATAAACCTTGTCAAGCTCTGCGTAAGGAGCACGACTGTAAGAATGCACCTGTTGCAGTTGAAACCAAAATAAGAACAGATACCAGAAAAGTCATAGTAAGGAGTTCTTATTTTCAGCATAAGCCAGTGGTGGAAAATGATCAAGAGAGCGAACAAGCAATACTGTTAAACAAGCATGATGATTCTGATACTATTTGTGAAAATAGCATTCCTGAGAATGCTTTGCAAAACTACCTTAAGGGCACTGAGAAAAGGAAGTCCTCCACAGATGACTCTATCCAAACT GAAAATGTGCAGCCCAAGCACATGCGTAGAGATACATACCTTCCAGATGGAG ACTCAAAAACTGAAGAAGGAAAGTTTGGATGTAATATTTCGCATTTGAGTCATTACTCTGAAATAGCAGAAAAGTCACTAGAAAGATTTGTTTCAGTGATCTCTTCGTTTAAATGCCCCACTTCTGGTTCTCGTGCCAGTGGCCTCCGTCCCCCGCTGAAAGATGTTCGGAACACTTGCTCCAATAG GTCAACCAATGGAGTGGATTTCAGCCAGTTTGCATACGTACCAAAAAGTCGTAAGACAGACTTAGCACCTCGCAGGCGctga
- the LOC119987584 gene encoding exonuclease 1-like isoform X1 — translation MGIQGLLPLLKSIMVPFHIKDLEGCSVAVDTYSWLHKGALSCSRELCKGLPTSRHIEYCMHRVNLLRHYGIKPILVFDGGLLPMKIEQENKRARTRKENLARAIEHEMNGNSAAAYECYQKAVDISPLIAHELIQVLKQENVDHIVAPYEADAQMTFLAVSKKVDAVITEDSDLIPFGCPRIIFKMDKFGKGVEFRQSKLQHNKELSFAGFSMEMLLEMCIFSGCDYLQSLPGMGLKRAHALIKKFKCYDKVIKHLKYSTASVPPLYEESFKKAMLTFQHQRVYDPVSQDIVHLSEISDTIGDDLDFLGPAIPQHVAKGIAKGDLDPFTQMPFKGDSVNSELVLDKTSQFKVSVPESGRKKLELPVQNNLLTKYFCFASVEAKRKFRAPRTSPNHPNPAYNFSLTQKQHATPEAACNTNCSLVETLFATDDSEFSASTIHGLVDQKDGQDHTLMQQSVQPLYKPCQALRKEHDCKNAPVAVETKIRTDTRKVIVRSSYFQHKPVVENDQESEQAILLNKHDDSDTICENSIPENALQNYLKGTEKRKSSTDDSIQTENVQPKHMRRDTYLPDGGVCASDLEKPLADSKTEEGKFGCNISHLSHYSEIAEKSLERFVSVISSFKCPTSGSRASGLRPPLKDVRNTCSNRSTNGVDFSQFAYVPKSRKTDLAPRRR, via the exons GCCTTGTCTTGCAGCAGAGAGCTCTGCAAGGGATTACCCACCTCCAg GCACATTGAGTATTGTATGCACAGAGTGAACTTGCTACGGCACTATGGCATTAAACCCATTCTTGTCTTTGATGGAGGTCTTCTACCAATGAAGATTGAACAAGAGAATAAGCGAGCTAG GACAAGGAAAGAAAACCTTGCACGTGCCATTGAGCACGAAATGAATGGTAATTCTGCTGCCGCTTATGAGTGCTATCAAAAGGCTGTAGATATTTCGCCTTTGATTGCTCATGAATTAATCCAG GTCTTAAAGCAGGAGAATGTGGATCACATTGTGGCTCCTTATGAGGCAGATGCACAAATGACTTTCTTGGCTGTGAGCAAAAAGGTTGATGCAGTTATTACTGAGGATTCTGATCTTATACCATTTGGCTGTCCCAGA ATAATCTTTAAAATGGACAAGTTTGGGAAAGGTGTCGAGTTTCGCCAGTCCAAGCTTCAACATAATAAGGAACTAAGTTTTGCAGGATTCTCCATGGAAATGCTTCTTGAGATGTGCATTTTTAGTGGTTGTGATTATTTGCAGTCACTGCCAGGAATGGGACTAAAAAGGGCTCATGCTCTAATTAAAAAGTTCAAATGCTACGACAAG GTAATCAAGCACTTGAAATACAGCACAGCCTCTGTTCCTCCTCTTTATGAAGAATCATTCAAGAAAGCAATGCTAACTTTTCAACATCAAAGGGTCTATGATCCTGTAAGTCAAGATATAGTTCATCTATCAGAAATCTCCGACACCATTGGAGATGATTTGGACTTTCTAGGCCC AGCGATACCACAACATGTAGCTAAAGGTATAGCAAAAGGTGATCTTGATCCATTTACCCAAATGCCATTCAAG GGTGATAGTGTTAATTCTGAATTGGTGCTGGATAAGACTTCCCAATTCAAGGTATCTGTACCTGAAAGTGGACGAAAAAAGCTAGAATTGCCTGTGCAAAATAATCTTCTGACCAAATACTTCT GTTTTGCTTCTGTTGAAGCAAAGAGAAAATTCAGGGCCCCTCGAACATCACCTAATCATCCAAATCCAGCTTACAACTTTTCTCTCACTCAAAAGCAACATGCCACTCCAGAGGCTGCTTGTAACACCAACTGCTCATTG GTGGAAACTCTGTTTGCCACTGACGATTCTGAGTTTTCAGCATCTACGATTCATG GATTGGTGGATCAGAAGGATGGCCAAGACCATACTTTGATGCAGCAATCTGTGCAACCACTATATAAACCTTGTCAAGCTCTGCGTAAGGAGCACGACTGTAAGAATGCACCTGTTGCAGTTGAAACCAAAATAAGAACAGATACCAGAAAAGTCATAGTAAGGAGTTCTTATTTTCAGCATAAGCCAGTGGTGGAAAATGATCAAGAGAGCGAACAAGCAATACTGTTAAACAAGCATGATGATTCTGATACTATTTGTGAAAATAGCATTCCTGAGAATGCTTTGCAAAACTACCTTAAGGGCACTGAGAAAAGGAAGTCCTCCACAGATGACTCTATCCAAACT GAAAATGTGCAGCCCAAGCACATGCGTAGAGATACATACCTTCCAGATGGAG GTGTTTGTGCTTCTGACCTCGAAAAACCACTTGCAGACTCAAAAACTGAAGAAGGAAAGTTTGGATGTAATATTTCGCATTTGAGTCATTACTCTGAAATAGCAGAAAAGTCACTAGAAAGATTTGTTTCAGTGATCTCTTCGTTTAAATGCCCCACTTCTGGTTCTCGTGCCAGTGGCCTCCGTCCCCCGCTGAAAGATGTTCGGAACACTTGCTCCAATAG GTCAACCAATGGAGTGGATTTCAGCCAGTTTGCATACGTACCAAAAAGTCGTAAGACAGACTTAGCACCTCGCAGGCGctga
- the LOC119987584 gene encoding exonuclease 1-like isoform X2, translating into MGIQGLLPLLKSIMVPFHIKDLEGCSVAVDTYSWLHKGALSCSRELCKGLPTSRHIEYCMHRVNLLRHYGIKPILVFDGGLLPMKIEQENKRARTRKENLARAIEHEMNGNSAAAYECYQKAVDISPLIAHELIQQENVDHIVAPYEADAQMTFLAVSKKVDAVITEDSDLIPFGCPRIIFKMDKFGKGVEFRQSKLQHNKELSFAGFSMEMLLEMCIFSGCDYLQSLPGMGLKRAHALIKKFKCYDKVIKHLKYSTASVPPLYEESFKKAMLTFQHQRVYDPVSQDIVHLSEISDTIGDDLDFLGPAIPQHVAKGIAKGDLDPFTQMPFKGDSVNSELVLDKTSQFKVSVPESGRKKLELPVQNNLLTKYFCFASVEAKRKFRAPRTSPNHPNPAYNFSLTQKQHATPEAACNTNCSLVETLFATDDSEFSASTIHGLVDQKDGQDHTLMQQSVQPLYKPCQALRKEHDCKNAPVAVETKIRTDTRKVIVRSSYFQHKPVVENDQESEQAILLNKHDDSDTICENSIPENALQNYLKGTEKRKSSTDDSIQTENVQPKHMRRDTYLPDGGVCASDLEKPLADSKTEEGKFGCNISHLSHYSEIAEKSLERFVSVISSFKCPTSGSRASGLRPPLKDVRNTCSNRSTNGVDFSQFAYVPKSRKTDLAPRRR; encoded by the exons GCCTTGTCTTGCAGCAGAGAGCTCTGCAAGGGATTACCCACCTCCAg GCACATTGAGTATTGTATGCACAGAGTGAACTTGCTACGGCACTATGGCATTAAACCCATTCTTGTCTTTGATGGAGGTCTTCTACCAATGAAGATTGAACAAGAGAATAAGCGAGCTAG GACAAGGAAAGAAAACCTTGCACGTGCCATTGAGCACGAAATGAATGGTAATTCTGCTGCCGCTTATGAGTGCTATCAAAAGGCTGTAGATATTTCGCCTTTGATTGCTCATGAATTAATCCAG CAGGAGAATGTGGATCACATTGTGGCTCCTTATGAGGCAGATGCACAAATGACTTTCTTGGCTGTGAGCAAAAAGGTTGATGCAGTTATTACTGAGGATTCTGATCTTATACCATTTGGCTGTCCCAGA ATAATCTTTAAAATGGACAAGTTTGGGAAAGGTGTCGAGTTTCGCCAGTCCAAGCTTCAACATAATAAGGAACTAAGTTTTGCAGGATTCTCCATGGAAATGCTTCTTGAGATGTGCATTTTTAGTGGTTGTGATTATTTGCAGTCACTGCCAGGAATGGGACTAAAAAGGGCTCATGCTCTAATTAAAAAGTTCAAATGCTACGACAAG GTAATCAAGCACTTGAAATACAGCACAGCCTCTGTTCCTCCTCTTTATGAAGAATCATTCAAGAAAGCAATGCTAACTTTTCAACATCAAAGGGTCTATGATCCTGTAAGTCAAGATATAGTTCATCTATCAGAAATCTCCGACACCATTGGAGATGATTTGGACTTTCTAGGCCC AGCGATACCACAACATGTAGCTAAAGGTATAGCAAAAGGTGATCTTGATCCATTTACCCAAATGCCATTCAAG GGTGATAGTGTTAATTCTGAATTGGTGCTGGATAAGACTTCCCAATTCAAGGTATCTGTACCTGAAAGTGGACGAAAAAAGCTAGAATTGCCTGTGCAAAATAATCTTCTGACCAAATACTTCT GTTTTGCTTCTGTTGAAGCAAAGAGAAAATTCAGGGCCCCTCGAACATCACCTAATCATCCAAATCCAGCTTACAACTTTTCTCTCACTCAAAAGCAACATGCCACTCCAGAGGCTGCTTGTAACACCAACTGCTCATTG GTGGAAACTCTGTTTGCCACTGACGATTCTGAGTTTTCAGCATCTACGATTCATG GATTGGTGGATCAGAAGGATGGCCAAGACCATACTTTGATGCAGCAATCTGTGCAACCACTATATAAACCTTGTCAAGCTCTGCGTAAGGAGCACGACTGTAAGAATGCACCTGTTGCAGTTGAAACCAAAATAAGAACAGATACCAGAAAAGTCATAGTAAGGAGTTCTTATTTTCAGCATAAGCCAGTGGTGGAAAATGATCAAGAGAGCGAACAAGCAATACTGTTAAACAAGCATGATGATTCTGATACTATTTGTGAAAATAGCATTCCTGAGAATGCTTTGCAAAACTACCTTAAGGGCACTGAGAAAAGGAAGTCCTCCACAGATGACTCTATCCAAACT GAAAATGTGCAGCCCAAGCACATGCGTAGAGATACATACCTTCCAGATGGAG GTGTTTGTGCTTCTGACCTCGAAAAACCACTTGCAGACTCAAAAACTGAAGAAGGAAAGTTTGGATGTAATATTTCGCATTTGAGTCATTACTCTGAAATAGCAGAAAAGTCACTAGAAAGATTTGTTTCAGTGATCTCTTCGTTTAAATGCCCCACTTCTGGTTCTCGTGCCAGTGGCCTCCGTCCCCCGCTGAAAGATGTTCGGAACACTTGCTCCAATAG GTCAACCAATGGAGTGGATTTCAGCCAGTTTGCATACGTACCAAAAAGTCGTAAGACAGACTTAGCACCTCGCAGGCGctga
- the LOC120003352 gene encoding uncharacterized protein LOC120003352, whose protein sequence is MAEEFQESEVIFVHDCHKTTTYDEEEEEDANQYFNVFTRHNLCASGAAQKNNKKSKKKSISSSEPVNIPDMALRFAYGDEIEDAEVVVPPHVIVGRRIAGKMAFSVCTGNGRTLKGRDLSQVRNSILRRTGFLEPEAA, encoded by the coding sequence ATGGCAGAGGAATTTCAAGAATCGGAAGTGATCTTCGTCCACGATTGTCATAAAACGACTACgtatgatgaagaagaagaagaagatgctaATCAGTACTTCAACGTGTTCACGCGGCATAATTTATGTGCATCTGGCGCTGCGCAGAAGAATAATAAGAAGAGCAAGAAGAAGAGTATATCGAGCTCGGAACCTGTAAATATACCGGATATGGCTCTGCGATTCGCGTATGGGGATGAGATTGAGGACGCTGAGGTGGTGGTGCCGCCGCACGTGATTGTGGGGAGAAGAATCGCAGGGAAAATGGCGTTCTCGGTGTGTACGGGGAACGGGAGGACATTGAAAGGGAGGGATTTGAGTCAAGTCAGGAATTCCATTCTCAGAAGGACTGGCTTTTTGGAGCCAGAGGCTGcttaa